The Cryptomeria japonica chromosome 2, Sugi_1.0, whole genome shotgun sequence region CAAGATATACTGGCAGCATTAGAGTGTCAGTAGGCAAAGAGGGACCGGTAGTATGGAACATACACCGGTTGTGTTTAATTGGTCAGTGACCAAGTCAGACTAacatagtgagctaaggtggatgctGACAGTGTGGACACATGGAATCCAGGTGGCGAACATGCATGaagtggtagatggagtgtgcactgaCGTGGTTGTTACAAAGTCGATCAACATTAAATGCAGACCCCGTAAATCAAGGGATGTGTTGCATAGGTGTGCGGCTTGAGGAAGGTCGAGAAGaggtgatcgatgggatgcatCAATCGATGCATAGTGTCTAGGTGTAGATCAAAGTTGGTGATGCGAACCgccgaaccatttatggtgattgaccaagtgccAAGCCGATAGACTGTCCATGTTTGTCAAGTATATCAAACGTTCTTTGGAAGAAAGGAGATATGGTGGAAATGCCCGATTCCTTGTAGGTTGTCGTTCTTCGTGCagaatgagatttgattggatcCGACACTCCTCATGATCGGTGGAAGAAACCCTAGCGCGCCAATAGTTTGAAGTTGCGTTTTGGTAGGAAAGCTTAGCTATAAGTATGTAGGCAAAAGAACGGATAGGATGATGCTGCCAGAAGGTGTTATGCCAGTTGAAAGAAAAGAGTTGATCTAACTGTGAGAGTTAAGCAACTGAGCATTTGGAGGTGCAACTGGTAAGAAGGCTTAGCAGGGGACTAACCGATAAAGGTCTGAGATTTTGGTAAGCTGGAAGAAGTGCATCAATCAAGACGATCGGTAGTGTTAGAATCGGTAGGAAAGAAGTAGCAACAAGAAAGGATTGAGTAGGGTTTAGCTGGTACTGTGGAAGTAACTAGTAACTAGGTGGAAAGGCAGACAACCGATAGAGCTTGAATCGGTAAGGGAGCTTTAATGAGCCAAGGTGAGCAGAGGTGGACCGGTGAAGAGACATATCTATGAGGTTACATAATTCATTTGTAACTGGATTATAATTATTGTATTGATTTATTCTATTGTatctcactgagttggagctcggtgctcctttgggttggtgcccataaaattagtaggggttggtgctccttgggttggtgcgctAAATCAGTAGAgctggtactccttgggttggtgcactaaatcagtaggggtggtactccttgggttggtgccctaaatgttgtaaccagtgttttcattgtgaggttggattggagtaatAGATTTCAATAACTTttcttaccgaggtttttcccatcttgggtttttctcgtatatACTGGTGTCATGAGATGTGCCTTTGTGTGGTTGCATTGTGATGTCTTGATTTATCTCACTGATAGGTTTAATTAGTGTTTGCATTGCTAACTGTTACTCACTCTTTGGAATAAATGGttaagagttttggaaaccactaattcaccccccctctcagtggcatcttgtgtccaacaaaATTGTGACAAAACCGAGTACCAATGTCaatgatgatgaatcaatcactaCAACAAAATAAGGATCAGGCGTGGAGACAAACAGATGAGAACCAATGATAGATGTACTCAAtccaaataccttctcaacaagagAATAAAAGTCTCACATGAATATTCCTAATCTAAGTATAAAAGGATCACATCAAATAGATAAAaaatgacaaagtacaaggaggtgtgGTACTTTGtaatagtgcgagtacaacattccTCATGTAAGAGCATACAACATAATCACAAATGTGCAAAGCTGGAAACTAaagaagatgatgccaccaagaaaaTGCCCTGTAGAAAACTGCAAAAAAAGATGCCTCCGATTAAAATGTCGCCAAAAGATATaaaggacccatcttgcattgttagcttaagtctacattcccctaagttgcacttaagggggggtgggggggggtggtgtaaattatgcctcataattacactttacttaagttgacttagggtagtgaatttcatagtagtttggatatgagacacttaggggagtgtgcacatagggatgatgtatgtaggataaattccaccttttgtggtcttatattgtcgttacattccaccttcagtgggtgatccacatcttatagaatattttattatttctcctacctactcctacctacccttgtttctcattgagccacatgtcatgattgtgtgctcacatatccatatggtcttgcctttataagcaggctcatctacattgtatgtaatttttgatgagCCAGATGATCAATATTTTGCATCTTTATTAGAAAACAGTATTCTTATCAAATATATTGTCTCTCTTGttgtctctaatgataactaaatcaggtgcgaactccacaattttccttgtttccccatgagtgatctgatagatggaaagaagattgtttgtcaaatggggtacacacaacacatcattgaaggagttatctccaatgtcaatagatcctttcccaatcacatccatgtgtgtatgattacccatcaaaatttgtggcatggtgcaaggctcaaatgaagagaacatagactgtgaagatgccatatgatgagaaactCCTGAATCTataagccatctccctgaatcatgacttgtagtagcacaaagagcttgtcccttatCTTTTGACTGCGAGGaaggggaaggagatgaatccttcttcttgtaagTGGATGGcaaatcaatgtcattcttcttgagGATGTTGATTAATTCATCAATTTGCTTGGTGTGGCAATGTTGCTCATCATGACCACTTTTTTTGCAATATGAACAataaagattgtccttatatgatttcctcttaggtgaggatgtagaatccttTTTTTGTGGAAAAGAAGATTGTGCTCTACCTTGTTGTGTCTTAGGCTTAGACTGCTTATGATTCTTGTTGGAATcctttccttgattctcttgattagccaccaaagccataGACTTGGAAGgcttgagaatccccatgctcaACAACTTTGATTGCTCCAACATCAACATatttgtgaatgcatcaaatgtggGCATAGTAAATGAACTACCCACTATCAaacgatgggtttggaagctagaaacaaatgctacatactctgatggaagctttcccaaaaggttgtagaccaattgtgcatccttcttatcaatgccacaatccttcagCTACACTCTTCGCTCATTTGCCTTggtaacataatcttggattgtatcaaagttcttgggatccaacatggtgagatcattatcaagttgatagcctctaatctcatcaatttgaccatacaatttttccAGGACATCCCATGGATCCTTAAtcgttttacacttctcaatgtgaaagatgagatcctttgatatgtATTTCCTCAATGTTCCAATAGCCATAATGTTTATAGTGAGCCATTCTATGTGTGCATTAGGATCAGTTGGTGCAgttatagttccatcaatataatgagttaatcTCCTTTCCATAAGCTTACTCCGTACATCAATTTTCCatgaagcatagttatgtggagttaaaagggaaaatttaggagaacctatagcaacaaaatgaaagagcactaagagaagagaggcacaatcacacaagacacccccccaaattcactcaatcaaagaaccccccccaaaaaaaaaaaaataaataaaaaaaataaataaaaataaaaataaaaaataagtaaaaatgatgatttgccactttatacttagtgcatgtacaatggcctTTTGTAAAACAAAGCAAGGTGGAAttctaatttcaaatttacaactactTTAAATAGGttataagagactccaacaaataaTATAagagatctaaactgagatccaaacaaaatacaagtaccaaataggccaaaaatgaccaaatattgaaagtacaatttctactcaaaatggtgaaaatccGATAGCACCacgtgaaagtagacgaaaaattatgcacttaaaaaaatatgacacctgaaaaggaggtcgtatgagcctaaATGAAGCCTCTAAAGTTTCAAAAtggaggattagataggtacaatcATGAAAAACTGAAAATTGTGAAAAatctatccatcaaaatcagaaaattacaCCACCACTATGAAGATTACGAAAAATTatcctaaataaaaaaaaaaattgcaccaaaaaaggagcagaATTGACCAAGTTATGGCCCTCCAAAGTTTGCTTGCAAAATAAAAAAGTTCATTGGAGAGGGGgtcataaaattttcaaaaatgggttaatgtcaacatttcattttgttaaatttgacggccatcTGGTCGTCACCAGACCGTCGCACCCTCTGCATAGGTGTTTGTATCGTACGTAAATTTGACGTGGGCCAACCAAAAAATGCCATGTGTCATACGAAAATCTGATAGGGTAGTACGATAGATCTGGCGTGGCAGGTGACGTGGCCTATACTGTCTGATGATGTGGCAGGTGACATGACCTGCTAATTGTTCTGTACAACTTGCTAACTCTGCTCCTCATGGATGAATCAAGTGAGGACACGTGTCTCTGAGGTGGCAAAAGGGTCACTGCATGGACGAATCAAAATAAACCACATGTCTTTGTGTTTCAAATAATGCTATGTTGCATGGCAAGGTGGGCGAATTAATTGTCATTGCGTGGCGACTTCAACGCACAGTGGTGCAGACGGAGAAAACCGAGGCGCCAAAAAGTGTGAACAGTTGGGCAGGTACGACGCTCAGAGGAGGCAACGCTGGTACGATCGATAGTAGGTACGGTGTGTGCAGAGGGACTGAGGTGGCAGTGGGCCCTGCCAAAATTTTAATACGCAGAGTACGGTGTGTCGGGAGGGGGGGGGCAAGAAACCCCACGTAAaaactatataattttttaattttttgatttttttttaatcttttacaaatattaaaaaactgcaaatataataatatatgaaattaaaaaacaatttgcagaaaatataatatttttttaaaaaaattcgtaCTATgcgcccaaattgggcaaattttTCTTCCAAGGCTTGAAATTCACTTTTCaccaaatataggcaaatttatactcaaaattcttggaaacggcctcccagacaCAATAGTGAGGTCGAAATCACTATAGGATGCTCTCAAAATGTGCAGTTCCCtagatccaaaaatagaatgctccaaaatgtctccaaatagactactcaatgaaaccctaatggctctgataccatgtaagaatttgttgaaaatagccaaaatTAAGAGCACATTAAATAGTACAAAAGAGAGACCAATAGATTTGAtaataataaattgtattctattcaagatgcaaaatactgataaactagatcatcaaaaattacatacaatgtagatgagtttgCTTATAAACAATGCcctatggatatgtgagcacacaatcataacatgtggctcaatgaaaaacaagggtaggtaggagtaggtaggagaaataataaaatattccacatgagatggatcacccaccgaaggtggaatgtaacaacaagataagaccataaaaggtggatgTGGAAATTTGCCAAGATCTATAGTCCAATTGATAACACAAACaagagagaaaaaaatatatgacaagaataaactgtattcctatcaatgacgCAAAATACGCAATTGACTCAGTTGATTGATTGAAATTGttgattgttacatacaatgtaagatgagtcttcttataaagacaaggtcaagagcacacaatcatgacatgtggctcaatgagaaacaagggtaggtagggctaggtaggataaataataaaatatttcacaagaggtggatcatccaccgaagttggaatgtaacaacaaaataaaaccacaaaaggtggaatttttcctacaagcaacttccctatatgcacacttccctaaatgtctcatatccaaactactatgaaatgcattgccctaagtcaacttaagtaaagtgtaattatgagacataatttacaccaacaatcagTTTAGTTTTAGGGTGGGAAAATAAATATGAATACTTgactaaattttgaatttaattgtttttttaaatGAGGGTCAAGTTAGTGACCATAGAAATGACCTTAGGTGAGAAACACTTGGCTTTGGGTGTATAATAGTTATATATAGAGGTAGGTGAACAAATCAATATAAAATGGATGTATTAATATATGtacatgcaaaaataaaataagtaAAAACTTGATAAATAAATCCAATCCGATCCAATTTTGAACAAAATTACATATTTTATCACAACGTGACATCCTCAAAACCACTCTGTTCCGATTTGCCCTAATTGTTAGGCCTCTTTAAATCTAATCTATAATCTTGGAGGATATAAGAAAGCTCCCCTTGTCTAAGAGCTAAGCTATGAATCACTGGACTAAATTGCAACGCTGTCTATAAGACCGATAGAATGCATTGACCTCATAGTGTATTTATAAACAGAATGCACTGACCCCATATTATATTTATAAATGCGCTTATAAACACACTATAAGATCAATACATTCTATCAACCCgatagacaaaaccctaaattgCTGAGTCCTTTTGAATATCAATAGAAGACATTTCTTCCTTATTTCAccattaggggaaaggacccaatagttgagcgtgttccaattcttgtgatagaagttgttgatttaatacccccatacttgctgatttaatcTCCAACCTTTttataacattgcaccaatagttgtatgataagtaccaataattgaatgaaatataccatttgttgtgaaaagtaaccaatcatgtgatgccacatcagttgcacaagtattggggcccttttgcacacctattggtctcactttttttttgggctgttttggacaccttggcaaaaaacatgctgatgtggcatcatatttgatgatgtggcaccgaaaccttagttataagcagggaacttgccaagtaagctgctgtaaaaaaatcagagtgatttgaaattttcacatagAATTTTGAAAAaggcgaagttagggtgcacaactactgggtcctttttCCTACATAAGATAGGTACACTgaatacattaaaaaataaaaaataaaatagtggATAGAAACAACAATATCCAACCTCACTCTTCACAAATAAAAAAGGCAACGAGATGCTCTGCATCGTGATGGGCGACATGCATTATCAGACTGTAATAAAAAGTTAAAAACTGGGATCAGTTGTCTCCATAGATCGTTTTGCACTCAACTGCATTATCAGCGTGCATAAAATGGCAGTGATGACAACCCAAACAGCATCAAGATGTTGCTTTCATCTCCCATTTTCATTctacaacaaatcaaacatcaatattttctttgtcCTTCAAAATGCGGGTTTTTGCACGCTCTCTCCTAAAACACCACCTTTACTGTTTTTATTATCATTTCAGTTTAGCTCTATGCAGATTTTGGAAGTGTATGTAAAATTTCTCAGGAGATTGTTAGAGAATTGAAGTGGCATTTAAGATGGAAATTTGTCAAAAAATTATTCCTTTCGGTTTTTGTGAAAGGTGGCAAATGTTGACCAGAGATCTTAAGTTTTCGTCGACGATTGTGTTACctttgtatatgctattattttgtTTACCGGACAGGGTTGCCTCTCGCTCAAAGGAGAGCTTTATAAGTGGTAATTCTGCATCCTGCCGATTTACTTACGATTGCTTCAATTTTTGGTTTTTAAGGCTTTCTGAGAAGATTGAATTTCTGTAAATTGCACAAGTTGGAGAAAAGATATGCTCTAATTGTGCTTTTAATTATTTTTCTCCTTGTTGGAGGGTCAATTCACACAGCATTATAGCTTTATGGTAACACCCTGAAATACACTTGGAAGGTTTTAAGTTCGAGCATCTAATTGTAAATCTATTTTGTAGGAAAACAAAATGTGACCATTTTGACTTCAAATGCATTTGAACTCAAACAAATCCTGCCTGCGCTGCCCACTGTGCCTGCATCTGATGACGGCAGTAGCATGGATTCCAGTATTTCTATGATTTTGGCTGAGCATCGAACTAGGAGGCCTGATATTTTGTACAAATTCAGGCAGTATAAAGGTGGATGGAACATTACCAACAAACACTACTGGGCTGTAAGTCCTTTGCACAACCTCATCCCAATCTGATAATTACCTCAAAATAGTGTCAGTGCACTGAATGAGTGACTTTTTTTCtaaccattcaaaagaaaaaggaaaaagagacaTGGAATACAGATGACCTTGAGATCCCCAATGTGAAAAACACGTTAAATGGAAGGGGATTTAAAATCACCATGCTCTCAAAATGCAACACTCCACTGCCCAAACCAATATTCAAGGTTTAGTCTTAAATTTTCTCTTTGGGCTTCCTCTTGGCAATTGGATAACCATGGAATTGGAATACTGTGAGTGCTGCTGCTGACAATATACCAAACCTAACCTACTTGGTTTTGAAATTACATAGACTTATATTTGTGCAATAATGTTTTATATGATTGATTTCTTCATTTCTTCATAGTTTTGATAGTCTTTAGATTGCCTCAGGGAAAGGAAATGCAACCCAAGCATTGAATTACTTGATTCTAGCCCAAGACAGTTTATATGACTGATAGTTATCATCTTTTAGTCATTTTTGAATATTTACATGGGGAACTGATAGTTATCATCttttaatcattttcaatatttacaTGGGGAACTGATTTTATTGTCTGCTTTTGCAGTCTGTTGGTTTTACTGGTGTTCCTGGGCTTATTCTTGCTGTTCTGTGGTTTACTGCATTTGGCTTGGCCTTTTTTGTGCATTATTGCTGCAGTCAAATAATTAAAGGCGAACAACAATACTTACAGATCTTAAATGGAATTTCACTTCTACTGATAATTCTTTTCACATGTGCTTCAGTGTAATGTTCTATCCGTCTGTCATATCCTCCATTGGCTTTACTCTTTAAATTTACAAAATGTATGCTTATATTACGAAGTCTACTTTACATGATACGGTAACTGATATATCCGTACATTTTTAAGACTTCAACCTGTAAATATCCCAAACTTTAAATTTAGAATCATTTCTAGTAAAAAAAATCTGCTTTTTGTGCCGAGATATGTCTTATTTAGTGCCGTGGATGACTACAGATCACATATTATATgtaaaaatatttcaaggtttacaAACTATGGCATGATGCAAACTTGGTTGTTTGCTCACAGTTTGCTCTCAAGCTTGTAAACTTTGTACTTACCTACTAAACTGCAATCCTTGTTCTGATTTATTTGATATTATATTGTTTCAATTTGCATTCTCAAGTGTGCTTTAAAGTTATAACTGTATGTAATTTGGATTTAATTGTCTCTTTGCAGAGTGGGATGCATATTGCTTTCCTTGGGGCAGGATAAGTTTCATCATGAGATGTCTCATTCCATTGATTTTGTAGTTAAACAGTCAGATTTCACAGTTGAGAAGCTTAGGAATGTCAAAGGGTACCTAGCAGATGCAAAGATTATGAATGTATCTCAGATTTTTATCCCAGAAGATGAGCAACAGCAGATATCTGagttgaatgaaaaattgttaatggTAACAGCTGAGTTTGAGGAAAAAATAACACACGATGCTGACAAATTAAAGCGATCCCTTAATGCTCTGTAAGATATAAATCTTTATTTGACATTTCACTCACATTATTAAAAGCCATCTGATAAGAAGTTTATACTAATGTGATATTTCTAGAAGCTGAGGCAACTTGGATCTTTATTTTGGCAGCCAAGATGCCTTAGTTGTGGTAACTGGTGCGATGCTACTCCTAGTCATTATTGGTCTACGTATGTGCCCTTCTTTTAGCTATCAAACACATGTATACAACTGAAGCTGAAATGATTCCTCTGTTTTTTCTTCCTGTTTTCCCACGTATGAtgttcaaaagttttgatgtttgaACTGATTTTGTGATGATTATGACCAACAGCTTTGGCTGCTCTTGGTTTCAGGAACATTATTTGCACGTAAGTACTATTCATTTTCAAGTTTTACCATTGTTCCTTTGAAAATTTAATTTTGGTTATTGTAAAATATGACATTTTCCTGTGTTCTTAACTTTCATAATTCTATAAGTTTAAACGAAATTTCCTGTTCTGGCAGATTGATTTTTATTGGATGGTTACTTGCAGCAGTCACATTCATTCTTTGTGGGGCATTCATTGTACTTAACAAGTAGGTAGCCATTTTGTTGAATGCAAGCTCATATATAGATGCTTACGTTTGTTAAAATTATACTGTTGAAATCTGAAGTGTGTTTTTCAAGTGTGGGAGCTGCTTTGATTTGATGGTAGAGGAGGATTCACATCATAACAACTGAGGTAAATGTTAACTCTGTACAAATACATAGTACTTTAAGCTCTAAGAAACTAGAAAAGAAATACAAGAGTGTATTTCAATTTAATTTCACTGAAGACCATTTCTATTGAAACAAAATCAACAGTTTATCAGACAAATACCGTCCAACCATACAAATCTGGTATTAGATCCAGAATGCTGCCTTGAACAGTTCACCATCCAGATTAGAGTATAAAAACAACATATAGATGCTGCAAAAACATTTGACAAGTAACTTGCTAAGAAGATGTATATCAACAACTATAAGGTTGCTTGGCCATGATTGGATAGAAAAGTCAGCGTCTGGCAGGATGTGAGTAGACCCTGACTGCACACCAATTCTTCCAACAACCATCAAAACGTCTTGTATCTCCCAAGTATTGCTTGTTTATGGGATTGCGATTAACGTGAGTTGAATTTATCAATATAGGTGACCAAATTATCTTCACAATTACATTCTTTACTCATTCCAGATTCCTCTGTGTAAACAAGGTCTTAACTAATGTGGAAGTCTTTATTTCTATATAATGGCCAAGTATATTATACAACAATTGCCCCATTTTGGCTCACCTATGGTAGATACCACCATCCCTAGTTCAAGGAACCTACAAGCCTGAAGAATGCTTAGATGGGTAAGAATCACTATAGGCATCTAGACCTCAATTTAGCCCAGACTCTCCTACTATTCCCATACTTAACTGCTTTCTAATCCTTTATTCAACATGTTACACAGTTTTGGAAATATGCATTGCTTTGTACACTTCATACCAAGTAACTGAGGTCCCTAATTGTCAGTAAGAATAAATATTTTACTTCAACAGCAATTTTGAATCAGTCCTTTCTCATGCCCTAGTTGTTCCCATTTGTTCTCCTCTCATCCTGAATTACCAGCTACAAATTATCCAAACTTTAAAACATTTGTGATCTTTCTCCAGATCCACTGTGCCTATTTACAGTTCCAAAATATAGAATGCACAATACTTTCCTACTCTTGACTAAAGAGAATCGAAAACCCTTGCCTCCTTTTCTACATTTGTAGTATATATGCTTAGATGATCCTAATGGAGTTTCCAGGAAGTGAGGCCAGAGACATACTTTATATTCAGAAGACAACAACTTTTTAATAAGGTATTTATATTAAAAATCGAAGAGAAACCTCTATGGAACAGTACcttgtaaatgtgttttatttaGCCAAACCCTATTCCTATTGGACACGCTTCCAATAGCAAAATATTGACGTACTCCCAGTACCTCACATTATATCTCATTAAACTCTTAAATGGACTTCTTTTTCCACTTCAGTTATCTTTGAATTGGACTCATCTCGTACAACTGGAATTATAGCTTGCGCAATTGCCATTTAAAGCTATTTGCCTTCTTTTGATCAGAAACATGGTATACTTGATCGGATTTGGTAGGTTCTGAATACAGGTCACTGGTGAACCATGGAAGCTCACCTGTAGCAAGCTGCAAGTTCACCTGAAACCATTGTTCCACGGCTGTTGGGGACGGGGAGAAGGGGGGATGCGGGTATGGGCTTCGGGGAATGGGGGACTTGGGCCTGGGAGGGGGAAACGCGTTTCTGTGGAACACTGCCTGAAACAGTACTGCAAGTGTTTCATAATGCTGCAAGTTTACCTAC contains the following coding sequences:
- the LOC131046212 gene encoding uncharacterized protein LOC131046212, with product MEICQKIIPFGFCERWQMLTRDLKFSSTIVLPLYMLLFCLPDRVASRSKESFISGKQNVTILTSNAFELKQILPALPTVPASDDGSSMDSSISMILAEHRTRRPDILYKFRQYKGGWNITNKHYWASVGFTGVPGLILAVLWFTAFGLAFFVHYCCSQIIKGEQQYLQILNGISLLLIILFTCASVVGCILLSLGQDKFHHEMSHSIDFVVKQSDFTVEKLRNVKGYLADAKIMNVSQIFIPEDEQQQISELNEKLLMVTAEFEEKITHDADKLKRSLNALQDALVVVTGAMLLLVIIGLPLAALGFRNIICTLIFIGWLLAAVTFILCGAFIVLNNAIADTCVAMEEWAVNPTAYTNIDHILSCVNQSITNQTLYRSKQVTNDLLNIVNQVIGNVANADVPPNNPAYYNQSGPQLPELCRPFHLIHNKQQCVANFTSASQVWKNYICTISNGVCITPGRLTPDLYAQLVAAVNVSYGLKHFTPFLLDLIDCKFVHEMFTVIVHFYCPHLQLHTKWVYIGLALISVGVILSLIFWIIYIQQMHHNGQYLMPCENKSIRNHL